A region of Salinibacter sp. 10B DNA encodes the following proteins:
- a CDS encoding alpha/beta hydrolase translates to MAGDIIDRNNVRIASEHGRPMLFAHGFGCDQTMWRYVAPRFEDDYQAVLFDYVGAGESDLSAYDPDRYDSLDGYAQDVLDVCEALDLDDVIFVGHSVSTVIGMLAAIEQPDRFGELVLIGTSPCYLNDPPDYYGGFEREDLEGLLEMMDKNYMGWADYFASLLMQQAEEADDVVEELDRSFCSTDPHIARQFAEVTFLSDYRDAVPEVPVSSLLVQCRDDIVAPPEVSRYLEKHLPDTTLAMLDAAGHCPHLSHPAATTDAIQDYLSPNGST, encoded by the coding sequence ATGGCTGGCGACATTATCGACCGCAACAACGTGAGGATTGCCAGCGAGCACGGCCGGCCCATGCTCTTTGCCCATGGGTTTGGGTGTGACCAGACCATGTGGCGATACGTGGCCCCACGCTTTGAGGACGACTACCAGGCCGTTCTTTTTGACTACGTAGGGGCAGGCGAGTCGGATCTCAGTGCCTATGATCCCGACCGCTACGATTCGCTGGACGGATACGCGCAGGACGTTCTCGACGTGTGTGAGGCCCTGGACCTGGACGACGTGATCTTTGTTGGGCATTCGGTGAGTACCGTCATCGGCATGCTTGCTGCCATTGAGCAGCCCGACCGCTTCGGGGAACTCGTGCTCATCGGCACGTCGCCGTGTTATCTCAACGACCCGCCCGACTATTACGGCGGTTTCGAGCGGGAGGACCTGGAGGGGCTTTTGGAGATGATGGACAAAAACTACATGGGGTGGGCCGACTATTTTGCCTCCCTTCTCATGCAGCAGGCCGAAGAGGCCGACGACGTGGTCGAGGAGCTCGATCGGAGTTTTTGCTCCACCGATCCCCACATTGCGCGCCAGTTTGCCGAGGTTACGTTCCTGTCCGACTACCGCGACGCCGTGCCGGAGGTGCCGGTCTCGTCCCTCCTCGTGCAGTGCCGAGATGATATTGTCGCTCCGCCCGAGGTGAGCCGATACCTCGAAAAGCACCTGCCGGACACGACGTTGGCCATGCTCGATGCCGCCGGCCACTGTCCGCATCTGAGTCACCCGGCGGCCACAACAGATGCCATCCAAGACTATCTCTCGCCCAACGGGTCGACGTAA